The Eriocheir sinensis breed Jianghai 21 chromosome 24, ASM2467909v1, whole genome shotgun sequence genome contains a region encoding:
- the LOC127003094 gene encoding uncharacterized protein LOC127003094, with the protein MPSARAGASACLSPPVSPSASFSVNSICSQPKQVAGVCVWLCYNSLVTMGLTIQTTAILLIIVTIIAIYGVSRNSFDEKFASVLVARCINTSSSNSARPSPPPTRAPRDGAFYREADIATWDEDWGEKKCALRRMDNLKPFFNYIQTPRVRCDTQMMLGGRLRNKKGYIDGNKWLCVDKKYKVTPLKCIVLSFGIGNDWSFEDEVDRKLGCRVFAFDPTIKKENHNRTARISFFNLGIAGFTDTGPHAKKKVRLPSRQQPQLATPDTVHCD; encoded by the exons ATGCCGTCAGCTCGCGCCGGTGCCTCAGCCTGCCTCAGTCCGCCAGTTTCTCCATCCGCCAGTTTTTCCGTGAACAGCATATGTAGTCAACCTAAGCAG gttgccggtgtgtgtgtgtggctctgcTACAATAGTCTAGTCACCATGGGCCTCACCATCCAAACAACGGCTATTTTGCTCATCATCGTGACCATCATCGCCATCTACGGGGTCTCCAG GAATTCATTTGATGAGAAGTTTGCTTCCGTGCTCGTGGCAAGATGCatcaacaccagcagcagcaacagcgccAGGCCCTCACCTCCGCCCACCAGAGCACCAAGGGACGGGGCCTTCTATCGGGAGGCAGACATCGCCACGTGGGACGAGGACTGGG GGGAGAAAAAGTGTGCGCTGCGGAGGATGGACAACCTCAAGCCGTTTTTCAACTACATCCAAACGCCGCGGGTCCGCTGTGACACGCAG ATGATGCTGGGAGGACGTCTGCGAAACAAGAAGGGTTACATCGACGGCAACAAGTGGCTGTGTGTGGACAAGAAGTACAAAGTGACTCCCTTGAAATGTATTGTCCTTTCTTTCGGTATCGGGAATGACTGGTCATTCGAGGACGAAGTTGATAGGAAGCTGGGCTGCAGG GTGTTTGCCTTCGACCCCACCATCAAAAAGGAGAATCACAACCGCACCGCCAGAATCAGCTTCTTCAACCTGGGCATCGCCGGCTTCACCGACACCGGTCCGCATGCCAAGAAGAAGGTAAGGCTGCCCTCTCGCCAGCAGCCTCAACTGGCGACGCCTGACACTGTCCACTGTGATTAA